The following proteins are encoded in a genomic region of Opisthocomus hoazin isolate bOpiHoa1 chromosome 4, bOpiHoa1.hap1, whole genome shotgun sequence:
- the TM4SF18 gene encoding transmembrane 4 L6 family member 18 encodes MALETCGSCLSWLLIPLALWSIVVNILLYFPNGKASHDASYLLPNYVWYFEGICFSGVMILLLAVVLITLECSVFYRCCQSESCNKTYRSFISIVLALLGVAFSGYSCIIFTLGLIQGPFCNSSGGWDYIFKDTTGGYLTDYPAWSRCTEPANIVEWNIILLSVLIALSGLQLIICSLKVAAELKRTLCGTYSVFVQARIP; translated from the exons ATGGCTTTAGAGACGTGTGGAAGCTGTTTGAGTTGGCTGCTGATACCTCTTGCACTTTGGAGTATTGTTGTTAACATCCTATTGTACTTCCCTAATGGGAAAGCGTCACATGATGCCAGTTACCTGCTTCCCAACTACGTGTGGTATTTTGAAGGGATCTGTTTCTCAGGTGTGATG ATCCTTCTGTTGGCAGTAGTTCTGATAACACTGGAATGTAGCGTGTTCTATCGGTGCTGCCAGAGTGAAAGCTGTAACAAAACCTACAGG AGTTTTATTTCAATTGTACTAGCCCTGCTTGGAGTTGCTTTCTCTGGATACAGTTGCATCATTTTTACCCTGGGGTTGATCCAAGGCCCCTTCTGCAATTCATCAGGTGGATGGGATTATATCTTCAAGGACACTACTGGAGG GTACCTCACAGATTACCCTGCTTGGTCTCGGTGCACCGAACCTGCTAACATAGTGGAATGGAACATCATTTTACTCTCTGTTCTCATAGCTCTTAGTGGACTGCAGTTGATCATCTGTTCTCTCAAAGTGGCTGCTGAGTTGAAACGGACGCTCTGTGGGACCTATTCTGTTTTTGTCCAG GCCAGGATTCCCTGA